The DNA region aaacccacaaatctctgatgatcaagtaaaacctgaccatcagtttccttcatctggtcaagcttcctcttcatgtttgtagcatagtcatgtgcgagccggtgcaattgtttattctcatgcttgagccctctaatctcctgttgagactcatcacttcggccgccaatgattcaacttagcgGGTTCGAgaaaataggcgttgggccatattagacacagaacctgcacactgaacactgagagccagcgaatccttaacagctaactcatcagaccgtttggaaagtagtctgttatctttgggagtgagaaggttcctggccaccaccgcaacggtcatatcattcttcatcacggaatccccaacggtaagaggaccagtaggggaaacgaaggatgggcgccatatgttgtctggagaaggcggggctgcctcttcaacaaggttcaagtcaaaacgacggtcggaggggccagacattttcaaaggtgttgaagagagaagaggtcggacaaatcaagatcttagaagtgcaagaatggagcttctactggtagagattcaagtgtgctttggaacttaatgccagcccctataaaaagctgcactcgacggagcttcagacatcgaagaggcgcctgctcagaaatcgaagaggcgtttgctttctcaaaagctgggctgcttagacaccacgagggttgatctcataaatcaaagaggtgtttgctttctcaaaagttgggctgctcaaagaccacgaaagccgatctcagaaatcgaagaggcgctcgctttctcaaaagctgggctgcttagagaccacgagggccgatctcagaaatcgaagaggcacctacttttccagccttgtcagcacctgtcacacgcacactcagctttgcggaaattatgggtattctgtcgaagatttctggggaagtagaaaacacatgaatcttactatccaatcacccacttcccacacacaacaatagctcatgggtaccacagataactttgccaaagttctctgccaaagttgagcatgtgaagcttgcagctcccactacatcgctctgaccaagaagggtaaaagaatagcaaagaaacagcactaacaaagtttagacccataaattttgaaggtctagctaccatattattacccacaagggtaaaggaacagtaccactgctggataattggaaagtccatgtgtgtcaacctctgtgcctcgtggcaaggtacactagcaaacatgcccaacctttacccacattcgagaaaacactcccaataagattgcttgctccaaaatcgaagaggcaccgtcctccgaatctcgagagccagactcccaacatgactactttctaaaaaatcgaagagagggtaaaggaacagtaccattgctggataattggaaagtccctgtgtgtcaacctctgtgcttcgtggcaaggtagactagcaaacatgcccaacatttactcacattcgagaaaacactcccaccaagattgcttgctccaaaatcgaagaggcaccgccctccgaacctcgagagccagactcccaacataattactttctcaaaaatcgaaaagacactactccccgaatctcgagagccagacccccagcatgattgctttctcaaaaatcgaagaggcatcgttctccgaatcaatcgaagaggcactcgctttctcaaaagctgggctgctcagagaccacgagggccgatctcagaaatcgaagaggcacctacttttctagccttgtcagcacctgtcacacgcacactcagctttgcggaaattatgggcattttgtcgaagacttctggtgaagtagaaagcacatgaatcttactgttcaatcacccacttcccacacgcaacaatagctcatgggtaccacatataactttgccaaagtctctgccaaagttgagcacgtgaagcttgcagctcccactacatcactctgaccaagaaaggtaaaagaatagcaaagaaacagcactaacaaagtttagacacataaattttgaaggtctagctaccatattattacccacaagggtaaaggaacagtaccactgctggataattggaaagtccctgtgtgtcaaccttcgtgCTTTATGGCAAGGTAgattagcaaacatgcccaacctttactcacatccgagaaaacactcccaacacgattgcttactccaaaatcgaagaggcaccgccctccgaatctcgagagccagactcccaacatgattactttctcaaaaatcgaagagacactgctccccgaatctcgagagccagacccccagcatgattgctttctcaaaaatcgaagaagcatcgttctccgaatctcgagagctagataccacataccactaaCTGACACAATTTATGGTGAAACACTCACACTCTCAACCTTGGAGAAGAACAACTCTTAgaaactctcactctctcacttGGAGTGGTATGCTTGCTTTTTGCGATGATTCACAATGGTGAAATGCCACCCCTATTTATATGCATGGATGGAACATCATAGTGAGTCCAAGAATTAACTCCACACTATCATTGGAAGTCAAAGCAATACCATTCAATGCACTAGCATTGGAACTTCATTTATTCATGCACCACATCGAATTCCTATGTTTGGTTAGGGTAATACTAGGAATgccaaatttttaaactaaattttgtaaaccaaataatgtggatgttaattattagattattactcaagtgttaattaacgtgcttatttcttatttgtgacacatcatttagtttgaaatttagtttaaaaatttggtatCCTAGCATTATCTATTTGGTTAATGCCATTTGCAATTCCAATGTATAAGGTAAATGAACCAACCATTACATCCTTTGAATGTAGTATTCTCCAATGCATCATTAATTCGCTAAATACTTGTAGAGATTCCATGCCATCCTTCATCAAGGGTTGGACCCGTGGTATGCTAACATTTTGGCGTGAGTTAACATTCTCGGTGTAATTAGTTGGATTTGCTTCCTAATTGTTTTCTTGTAATTAGGGTAGAATTAAGGctaatttggtattgttgtactttaaaaaaaattgcatctaTTGaactgtgagaataaacagctataaaaaaatatagatataaaaaattaaaaaaaacagtaatgtttggtaaacttttatataaattgttgtgaatatgttaaatgattaaaaatgaTATGATATTTAATATGATATAGTAATTGACAAAGACAATAAGATCGGTGATGTAAGAAGGCCCTATACCAAGAGAATGTCCCTATACCAATCCTTATCCTGACCAAGAAGATCGGTGATGTAAGAAGGCCATCGAAGCGTAGATCGAGACTGAAAAAAGTAACGAGTATTAGCGCTTCTCCGGAATGTGTTGGAACGTGAAATTCGGATAAGCCCAGTTCGACGTGATACCATTCGTTCAGGCGTTCGAAGCAGAATATAATACAGACGGAAGTATGAGTGAAATTGCAGAGACCAATTTGGAAATGCATGATGATCTCCTTCCACACCGGCAACAAGGGGAATCTCAACACCAATCGAGGTAACAAGGATGGATCTTAGTGCAAGGACGAAGGGGATCAATAGGTTGGTGATCACATCATCACTATCTTTCCACCAGACACGACACCCGTTGAGAAGGTGGCTGTGACTGCAAGAAAGCTTCTTCCTTACCCTTGTTACAAACCCTGACCATAGGGCTTCAGGGTTATCCAGAACAGCAAGTTGGGCAAAAGAACTGGCGGCTGTGATTTCTTTTGAATACAAGAAGGCTAACAACGACGAATGTAAAATTGAAGTGCTCTTTGGATGAGAATGGAGATTTGGGAATTCAGGAAGAGAGTGAAGGCAGTGGTACGACAGATATTTAAAAAAGATATTTCGAATCATCTTACCGTTAAATACGGACCAGTTCGCCTCGAGATTAACGAACTCGACTGTTGTGTCTTTAGAGGTAGGATGCTAAATGAGAATTCTTATTTTTTGTGCGCACGCAACAGACAGGACACATCATCATTACAAGGTCTTAGGTGCGGAGTCTAAGATAGCCCACTCAAGATTGAAAGAGCAGCCGCTTCAAAGCCAAAAGTCTGATAGGAATACAGTTGCCTTAGAAGTCCAGTCATGAACTCACCAGCTCTAAGCGGAGCTCTATCAGCAGACGGAGTAGCGATGCCACCATCACTTAACTTCGGGGCACTAGGCGGAGTCCTAGTGACTTCGCTGGATAACTATGCTTGTTCCGGAAGACACACGATTTGACTCGGATATGGACACAATCAAATCTTATAAATTTTGGAGTTCCTACAACCTAGGGATTGACATGCACTGCAATTAATCGCAACTTCTAAGAGggtgcaatatctacttctagatATCCTCTAGGATTTTCCCATCCCAGAACGAGGATTCTATCCTAAAATAGGTCTCTCTTCCCCTGGTGTAAATACACTCATCTAGGGTTCATCTATGATAACGCAATCTAATAAACACTTCAATTCTCTTGCCCACTGCTTTGAGTCTAAATTCATTCACTAACTTGACCGTCAGAGAGCCTTTGGCCTTGACACACTCCCCCTCCCCCAGTCTTAGGCTTGCTCACGACTGTTTACTATTTTGTAGGTTACCCAAGTTTATTTGAAGGTTTGTTTCAGATTTGTGTCCAAGTAGGCTAGTTTGCTATTTTGTTCTCTAAACATTCTCCTCCAAGAAGAATTAAAGAATTCCAAGTGCATTTGAGATTAATCAAGAATTCTGAAATTTAACCctaaaacttttatttttagaaaatgcACATAATTAAACAGGATTTGGAAAATTTGAATACTTAAGTAGTGTGTTCCTTCAAAATTATTTTTACGATGCCGTTCCGTTAATGGAGTGTGTATAATATTATTATGTTGAATTGCGTTCTGGCAAAATCAAGTTGTAAAGAAACTAATTAGCTTTCTTCAGTGTCAGAATTTAATTTTGTCAATATTCAGCAAACATCCAAGGATAATATGGTTCGAAAGTTCCTATATATACCCCCACCCACAATGTCTTTTATGCATCAAACCAAGCATATTCATCACAAGAGCACAactagagagatagagagaaacaGAGAAAATGAAGAGTTTCATTTCCAAAGAGTCCATTGTCCTACTAGTAATTCTTCTTTCGGCAATATGCTTGGTCGCTGAAGCTCAACAATGTCGTCCAAGCGGCAAAATCAGAGGAAGGAAGGCTCCGCCTGGACAATGCAACCAGGAAAATGATTCTGATTGTTGTAAGCCGGGCAAAATGTACCCAACCTACACATGTTCACCGCCATTGTCTGGGAGCACCAAGGCCACCCTCACCATTAACAGTTTCGAAAAAGGTGGAGATGGTGGCGGTCCATCAGAATGTGACAACCAATACCACAATGACAACACACCAGTTGTGGCTCTGTCCACTGGATGGTATAGCAACGGAGATAGGTGCCATAAACAAATCAGAATTAATGGTAACGGACGTAGCGTGTTGGCCATGGTGGTGGATGAATGTGACTCTACTGAGGGATGTGATGCAGATCATGATTACCAACCTCCTTGTCCTAACAACATTGTTGATGCCTCAAAAGCTGTTTGGAAAGCCTTGGGTGTGCCTGAAGACCAATGGGGTGGCCTAGATATCACTTGGTCCGAAGCTTAGTTACATTAATTAATTTCTGTCTTGCTTTGCGTATATGATCATTGTGGATTGTATTCTATAATATGTTACAAGTACTATACTATTTAAGAAGTCAATATatttaaacttgtttttcttATACTTTGTTTATTGTAAATTATAAAGTAATATTACATAATCATATACATATCACTCgacttctgttttgttttagttCGTTTTCTAGGTCTTATCTCATACCTTCAAGCAGCTGTCTTTTTGGCTCTTCTTTCTTTGGTGTCAGGGCATACTTGCCTTCTTATTACAacaagtttttaaaaaaaaaagtgagaatgTGTAAGTAAAAGAGTCTCACAGTGATGAAAGGAGAAACCTTATAAGAACTTATGAGAGGTTGGGGTATTCCCCATATTgataattggttttatggtagaacccCAATTTCTTCCTGGTTTCAGAGTATTATATCCCACGTGTGAAACCAAACTGCCACACGCGTTCCACGATACCCCATTGTGTTGTTCacatgttaggcttgaaaattcgtcacaaGTGAAGGGGCGTATTGAGAATGAATTCCACATTGATGGATGGAGGaaccttgcatgggcttataagtaagttggacTACTCCAtatattgtcaattagttttacGATGGAATCCTAACTTTTTTTATGGTCTTAGAGTAGCTTTgtccacgtgtgaagcccaacaACCAAACGTGTTACACATCAATTCGTATTGTCCACGTGTTTAGCATGAAAGTTCGCCACACGTGAGGGGGTGTGTGAGAATGTAATGTTAAAAGAGTTCCACGTTGGTGAAAGGAGAAACCTTAAAAGAGCTTATAAAAGGTTTGGCCACTTcccatattaccaattggttttataaagGAATCTCAACAATCTTCACAAAAGACAAGAAGGTAAAATCTAAATTAAGCATGTGGTTCAATATCCTAATGGCTAACATGTTAGTTTTCTACCCATGCGTCCGGGTTGAAAACTTTCTCATTTCCTAAGTTATTATAATAGTTTCAAACCTTCTCCTTTCCCTTAATaatagtaatttaaaaaaaaatctaaatcaAGGTGTACTAATTAATCAAAAATCTCCAAAATGGGCTTGTTGTCGTAACACATACAagcatcatttttatttttactgttatGCTCCTAATTTGAATTTATCCAGATGAACTTGGTTGATTCCTGTACTAGAAAAACCCTTTATCATAAAAATATTTCTTAAGATGTTCAAAAaacagttataaaaaaaaagagacgaAAAATGAGCCTAATCAAGCTAAATAAGAGACCTATTAATGCTTGGAACTTTATAATAcaaaaaccattttcattggtATTAAAATTCACAGGAGCTGGCATTCAACTGTTCAGAAGATGGTACCATATTTGCAATCATGAATAAAGATGATCCTTCTAGTACCGGCTTAGGTGTCACGGTCTGCTGCGTTCCAAACTTTGATTATTCACCATCATAGTGTTATATAATTAACTTGCTTATAATTGCTTATGAGTTATTAGCTCCTTGGAGTAAGACGATGTCACGCTAGCGGCCCAATTTGGATTAAGTCATATTATGAGTCCTAACCTTGCTATCCTTGAATGGAAAATCAACTATAGATTCCCTATGCCGTTGGATTGATTATTACAGAGAAAACTATGAAAAATTATTGAGTAAGTAGACTGGACATCTTTGTATTCCGAGAAACAGTTCATGGTAACATATTTTACGAATTGGTAATGTCACTCTCAGTATGTCCCATTGGAGGGATATAATAATATGGAttatctttaattaattaagattttggTGCTTCGCATAATTGGGAAGGATTTAATTTCAAGATGATTCGGGCAGTGGACTTTGATGGAGTGTACAACAGCTTGCATAGCaaaatatttttattgaatgttgattgttattttttttcaagaaaactaatgaaaatagtttgaaaactttgagttttaataataagaacaaaataaatggtaaagtgaatagtaccaggattgactttttagtgtaaaaatgtggtttttcgttaaagtgaacagtatcaggtgcttttcgttaaagttcccttttttccAAGTATATagctatattatatatatatatatatatatatatatatgccaccCTCAATTGCTTTtagtaggcctggcaaacgggtcgtgtctgtcgtgttcgtgtcgttttcgtgtaacacgaGTTATTttatcgggtcgtgtcgtgtcacacccgttaagaaaaaaaaaattcttaaatttgcacataccacacattgccacataaatattacttcaaaacattaaaacacatttgtctaGAGGTATTTTTCTCTAGAGGTATttttctctagaggccaaaaagatggtaTTCACAAGAAATCGTTGTGAATGGGTACTTGTatcctctcattattattgttgctagccgacatcgtatcatcgtgaggtgggtttggtaatagtgagcctcccataacccgctaggagctttctttgaaatctcccggattccattttgggggatatggaatttgccaaaaatggtgggtggtgtcattcggtttaaagacccgaatcgtttgacttaatcaacaatcaatctaattattttattgtttatgtatatagatatggttggaagcacactcgcgaaaatactcgacaaacattgcctagaggggcacaatttcccatcatggtatcgtaatgtcaagattctcctaaccttggagaagattgtttacgtgctagacaaggctccacctcacatacctcttggcccaaacgccactgaggatgaacgtgctaagtatgacaagcacgtggaggatgatacacaagccaagtgctatctattggcttccatgaatgaggagctacagagacagcacgagggcgtggacagtgcatcttccataatactccatcttacggagttatatggtgaagggacgcgcaatcGTCGCTTTAGCATtgtttgtgaacttgtgaagaccaagatggtcaagggggctccagtgcatcaacatgtactgaagatgataggattcattgaacaattggagaaccttggtactccacttgacggggaattggcccaggacttcatattggcttctctttctgattcatttgcgcagttcgtaatgaactacaatatgaataagatggataatactctctctgagttactaaatatgttagtaactgccgagaagactatgaagaaagagaacgttgtagggactgctgcagtagcctacaacaagccatcctcttccaaggccaagccgcaaggcaaaggcaaagggaaggagaagaagtcccccactcctaagccgaaaggaggagtgaggaaaaagaaggcaaaggagcccaaggggacttgccaccactgtggaaaggaagggcattggaggaggaattgcaggttatatcttgcaagtcttaaggacaagccacaaggtatggtttatgttcttatcttcaattataaatgttagatcttctaaatatttatatttgatataaagagttaatcacttgtataattatatataggtggagaagccaagtagaagaaggACAAGCAAGATAGAAGTGGAGAAGTGTTCGGCCACTATATTTTTTGCTTATTACTtagaagtttgttaggcattaaagattgtctttaaactttcttattttgttaagaacttattatgtggcttcatatgatggaagaccactattagtgcctaaatgtataaaggtatttatattagtctctaaatgtatagagctaatactttttgtattaaacattatgaatgtttgaattatcatattaatgtaatatgAAGAATGCCTTTTAAtttactatttccttaaagtagtgttatgaattgaaaattgtcttgttgtatcctagatgagatacaagagttatatcacttattataatgtgataaccaaactttagatttatcaattatggatagatctcacatgtaggacataaatggatacaatgaatctttagatttggttccaattgtctacctatgagtcctatatgaattgacaaaagtctagagattcctttcttgaagaaaaggaagatcacattataatgatataaggaaatagaaaaacgtttcttatatggttatcacttgaaacacaatgatcaagatcactcttgattcaattagtaattttgaacaactaattgggcattctttaaaaggttttaaaatgtcaattatgttagtgattaaaccaagaaagaagtatctaaatctataaaaggtttaaagaTTTTAGCTActtaaataacaagacattaaacttagtgaagattgaaacaaaaaggcttgaaatgttttaaagctactacacaatgtcttctaccaatataatccacttttatacattttgtatgtatgaaatgatttctcagTAAAGTCAtaagaaatagtgggaggtgtgaaaatggatataaacttgaatatgattggtttatagttgtctaaagagtAATAGtatttgactattattaagagtttgcaattttaattgttaaaagactcAAGTTCTtcaaaacgttaaaattctatgttgtgtgacattctaaagaatagtctttgaatgttggtttcgtcaacctagcataaaatggttatatgttgggagttgtccataattctcttttatgagaacaagctaaattaccaagcatatggacaagttgatgaaacaaaagggaataagtttcaaaatgagtcacaacatatggtttaacaacaagacaagcCAAATTCaaacatctcatgtaacaatattgctctatgtagttttgataaagaattatatcaaccacctagaaggaatggttgagtttctatacccttagtaggagccatgcttccactaaagacttggataattcttatatgattacattaaaggtcttggtatgactaaaacttgaagtatggtgtatgacaccatataatttaaatgaataagaCTTGATAAatcaagtcacacatttcaaggaattacttgagaaggaattcttttgtgtgtgattcatttaagttagtgggagcaatatgcattcaaatcaagaaaatataattgttatttttgaatgaattctaagttacaacaaggccagtgggagtgatgtcacaATTTGAGcaaacaagatgtgaataaagtctattcgatagacttgataaaacatagatgttactcgagaaatgacaaaacatgacacggttAATTTTGAAGtaaagacttgaaattggacttattgatatagcaaggctatctcaataatgttatatgggaattaaatctcaaatgttgtagatttaagaaagcattttcctatgtgatagtaaatcactttcataacccttataatgaatgtgccataaaatcacaaaagggacacatgtattgacttgtgaagtagatatccaaaggtgaagaaaccactgagtttatcactttaagatgttactatatcccaggatcagaaccaaagcaactgatagagtattattgcctttaagaaagaaacatcagagtgggactctggaagcgtgcattcacttaggttgttaaccaaagtgaaaataagtcattttaacaaatggaacttcataatggatgaagtactaatcatatgaatgaattgttagtattgtactacaatggtctcaaggttgaagcaaagtttgtataaagtatacaaacgaaatatatgtcgatatatagttttagaaactgcttcaaaaggtgttttgaatggaaggggttcttttagaaccaatgattgaatccaaaccataaggtcgttagtagggtactacgacgtaatggggcgatagctcaagccatggaatcaatgtctcatcaaagtattcgaacacaataaagtgacatcatcaaatgttttggaaacatttgataagtaaatcccttttaaataatgaaagggattaatacataaccaagttaacctacgagcataagctctctcaacTAGATCTATAAGATatactagtgattgactttagtgcaagtgggagattgttggaaatatgccctgaaagtcaatctttggaagaaacctttcaggacaaatgaatgaatgtatagatgattcttatacatcaaatggcaaagacacgagttaggactatctcaataaatgaTATATGTCTTAAAtcgtgtatccatggacaatggatcgattgaagaagtaatctaatgatgttagactacagagacctttttcacataaccaaatgtccaaaaaggttcctggtcattagattgtcggagggatactgacaatgcttagaccggtacatactgtgtctgcttcaaatagaaggatggaaagtctcatcccattcgtgttgtgacactaagacaagtatgtaggtgctcattaagggaatgagttcactgaacacaatcgaacgagagtacttgcatggaggtctactcacatgtcaagcaagtaactcaaatggttggaataatgtaagtagtcctttgacctgagacatcgtcgttgtcttgtggttaagtacttaatctttgattatgtcaaacgtcactctattagaatgtcaacggcataatcggggttaagccacttagtcatgaaggcaagtgtatgtgcaacaaggaatctctaatcctcgataagagaggaagaatactctaagatatgattcgggaatcttcggccgaagtatcgagtgtattaaaaggaaagtgttcctatacgactcaaaagaatcatataagaaggaataatcacattaggggtttgacataacatatccataccctagtaatgtgattgagagtattgtattagagaatgatcgaattacattgcaattccaactgaatag from Malus domestica chromosome 01, GDT2T_hap1 includes:
- the LOC114821524 gene encoding putative ripening-related protein 1; this encodes MKSFISKESIVLLVILLSAICLVAEAQQCRPSGKIRGRKAPPGQCNQENDSDCCKPGKMYPTYTCSPPLSGSTKATLTINSFEKGGDGGGPSECDNQYHNDNTPVVALSTGWYSNGDRCHKQIRINGNGRSVLAMVVDECDSTEGCDADHDYQPPCPNNIVDASKAVWKALGVPEDQWGGLDITWSEA